A genomic region of Lates calcarifer isolate ASB-BC8 linkage group LG9, TLL_Latcal_v3, whole genome shotgun sequence contains the following coding sequences:
- the alpk2 gene encoding alpha-protein kinase 2 has translation MDLSLLCTDDQTRSPASLTDSQTGDLDSFSLLQSPRENTLNSRSEYKIGAETEPDLSGPADKSTETFSRLSQENRTDSDCLKLSSCSYDMSECLSLCSEPVLKDNDLRVNTYFGSAEPLLPLLPHLSHDLISPPSETFSEFYIKQEPSLAFSLIQDNTTPEPFGVMSSVSKGLMELSTTEPLSRPSFSSEHIQATSPLRSLSPHSDSLESDTAIAPVSDLYIFESETQDFILSPNADPHEIKCPECQPLSETDGEKTHHDSDRHVLMCDSADVQAKCHHSSAEERAVVDYESDVGQHTWLSPPAVDACEVSLVSGNDARREKAEVTGLTPESDSPIELWLDACQYLAVEDSEDRGVLDRTSHSVTQGGLSATMSDLSFLPGETQVSGYNPVGSEWIGWPSENDRGWGPPVERWSSVDSWATALSDWTEIIAAPPEDITAAFTEIGAEIDALTQALAEVNTGEDTEASKEGQSQETAVQAQSQPPMGVKDQPLETQNIPESSVLWDELLRSCRT, from the coding sequence ATGGATCTGTCACTCCTCTGCACAGATGACCAAACACGGTCACCAGCATCTCTCACAGACAGTCAGACGGGGGATTTAgactctttttctcttttacaaaGTCCCAGAGAAAACACGCTGAATTCACGCTCTGAATACAAGATAGGAGCAGAGACGGAGCCAGATCTCTCAGGCCCCGCTGACAAATCCACTGAGACTTTTTCACGACTCTCTCAGGAGAATCGCACGGACTCAGACTGTTTAAAGCTTTCATCATGCAGCTATGATATGTCAGAGTGTTTGTCACTTTGCTCAGAGCCCGTACTAAAGGATAATGACCTCAGGGTTAACACCTATTTTGGCTCAGCAGAACCTCTATTACCTCTTTTACCTCACCTCTCTCATGACCTCATTTCACCCCCATCTGAAACTTTCTCAGAGTTTTACATTAAACAAGAGCCATCCCTCGCCTTTTCTCTCATTCAAGACAACACTACACCTGAACCTTTTGGGGTCATGTCATCTGTTTCTAAGGGTTTGATGGAGCTGTCTACCACTGAGCCTCTCTCCAGGCCCAGCTTCAGCTCAGAGCACATTCAAGCCACTTCTCCATTAAGGTCGTTATCACCTCACTCAGATAGTTTAGAGAGTGACACAGCTATAGCGCCTGTGTCAGACCTTTATATCTTCGAAAGTGAGACACAGGACTTTATCCTGAGCCCCAATGCAGATCCCCATGAGATTAAATGTCCCGAATGCCAGCCATTAtcagaaacagatggagaaaagACACACCATGACTCTGATAGGCACGTCCTGATGTGTGATTCAGCAGACGTGCAGGCAAAATGTCATCACAGCTCTGCTGAGGAACGGGCTGTGGTGGACTATGAGTCAGACGTGGGCCAACATACCTGGCTGAGTCCACCTGCTGTGGATGCCTGCGAGGTGAGCTTGGTGTCAGGAAATGATGCGAGACGAGAGAAAGCAGAGGTCACTGGTTTGACCCCAGAGAGCGACAGCCCCATCGAGCTGTGGCTGGACGCGTGCCAGTATCTAGCAGTAGAGGATTCAGAAGACAGGGGTGTTTTGGACAGGACAAGTCATTCTGTGACGCAAGGAGGACTCTCAGCGACCATGAGTGACTTATCTTTTCTACCAGGAGAGACACAAGTGTCAGGTTACAACCCTGTTGGTAGTGAATGGATTGGTTGGCCAAGTGAAAACGACAGAGGTTGGGGGCCACCGGTTGAGAGGTGGTCATCAGTGGACAGCTGGGCAACCGCTCTGTCAGACTGGACTGAGATCATCGCCGCCCCACCGGAGGACATCACAGCTGCCTTCACAGAGATAGGGGCTGAGATAGATGCTTTGACACAGGCGCTAGCAGAGGTAAATACCGGTGAAGACACAGAGGCGTCTAAAGAAGGACAGAGTCAGGAGACAGCAGTGCAGGCGCAATCACAGCCACCCATGGGTGTCAAGGATCAGCCCCTAGAGACACAAAACATCCCAGAGAGCTCTGTCCTCTGGGATGAGCTGCTTCGAAGCTGCAGGACCtga
- the oacyl gene encoding O-acyltransferase like protein, producing the protein MALGCVVFFLLAGCSSALENTQASTVSQRCKEDTNTFLSEMNHERPKEYAVLMYDAYGKMGSDVEGGNVNQPGSQQQCRSAHGPTFSGQYCQVFLQQGTVQYFVGICVPDSCGEEDVQTLVLHGTLQFGQMSLIPPFPSILVNQSTQEMIMIQCLSSTIAPDGSGVTCLFVCCVMIAVPLAATLFTSIIKWQRNREVSPSLESSCSKTGLNHYGTLKTNGSSSTEMNTSTSDENNSTSYTSLSFPRSCVMQCLQAFSLQNTCQGVLNSSSSIPGGGYSSLNGIRVLSLLWIICGHSALFSALNNLDNYKIWLKAVGSSPLHVFHSGPVFLAVDTFLLLGGLLSARSLLSSISRSEDKLSLCLVVSYLFKRIKRIQPLNMFIMCLTMGLIPLIQWGPYWFSVSDIEMNCKTYWWANVLLINNVLYVDDICIPWSWYLSLDFQCYATTPLLIYFYRLNRGVFTAVAGGLLLMTTAAGAITTALLQLQVFHPSTATTHSYVIYYYVQPYTRYGPFLIGILTGIRLMSKKDRLFKHKWQVALGWFCCLSVMAVVVELAYILKETPAYPSVPHALYQGLHRILWALAVTWIILACEEGYGGFIKSFLSLGFWVPISNIGFACYLLHPVIMMVYSGLQATPTHYTDLNFRKCL; encoded by the exons ATGGCCCTGGGTTGTGTGGTGTTCTTTCTGCTTGCAGGGTGTAGTTCAGCGCTGGAAAATACACAGGCCTCAACTGTGTCTCAAAGATGTAAGGAGGATACCAACACTTTCCTCTCGGAAATGAATCACGAGAGACCAAAGGAATACGCTGTTCTCA TGTATGATGCATATGGAAAGATGGGTAGTGATGTTGAAGGAGGTAATGTCAACCAGCCTGGCTCGCAGCAGCAGTGTCGCTCTGCCCACGGTCCCACCTTCTCTGGACAATACTGCCAGGTGTTCCTTCAGCAG GGAACAGTCCAGTACTTTGTGGGTATTTGTGTTCCTGACTCCTGCGGTGAAGAGGATGTGCAAACGTTGGTGCTGCAtg GGACACTTCAGTTTGGTCAGATGTCCCTCAtccctccttttccttccaTCTTGGTGAATCAGTCCACTCAGGAGATGATCATGATCCAGTGTTTATCCAGCACCATTGCACCAGATGGATCAGGTGTCACCTGCCT gtttgtgtgttgtgtaatgATAGCAGTTCCTCTTGCTGCTACCTTGTTCACCTCTATAATAAAGTGGCAAAGGAACAGAGAGGTCAGTCCATCATTAGAGTCTTCCTGTTCAAAGACTGGCCTCAACCATTATGGGACCCTGAAGACCAATGGCTCCTCTAGCACTGAAATGAATACCAGCACTTCAGATGAAAATA ATAGCACCAGCTACACATCACTGTCTTTTCCTCGAAGCTGTGTGATGCAGTGCCTGCAGGCATTTTCTCTACAGAATACCTGCCAAGGTGTCTTGAACAGCTCTTCATCCATCCCAGGAGGAGGCTACTCCTCCCTGAATGGCATTCGTGTTCTCAGCCTCTTGTGGATCATATGTGGCCACTCTGCACTGTTCTCTGCATTGAACAACTTGG ATAACTACAAAATCTGGCTGAAAGCAGTAGGAAGCAGTCCACTGCATGTGTTTCATAGCGGACCTGTTTTTCTGGCTGTAGACACCTTTTTACTGCTAGG GGGTCTGCTTAGTGCAAGGTCTTTGCTAAGCTCCATCAGCAGGTCTGAGGACAAACTGAGCCTCTGCTTGGTGGTCAGCTACCTCTTCAAGAGAATTAAAAG GATTCAGCCACTAAATATGTTCATTATGTGTCTAACAATGGGCCTCATCCCTTTGATCCAGTGGGGACCCTACTGGTTCTCAGTTTCTGACATAGAGATGAATTGTAAGACGTACTGGTGGGCTAATGTACTGCTGATTAACAATGTCCTCTATGTCGATGATATA TGTATTCCTTGGTCATGGTACTTGTCTCTTGACTTCCAGTGTTACGCCACCACTCCTCTGTTGATCTATTTTTACAGATT GAATAGAGGTGTGTTCACAGCTGTGGCAGGAGGCCTGTTGTTGATGACCACTGCTGCTGGTGCTATCACAACTGCACTCCTGCAGTTGCAAGTCTTCCACCCATCTACAGC gACAACTCACAGTTATGTCATATATTACTATGTGCAACCCTACACAAGATATGGGCCATTTTTGATAGGGATCTTGACTGGAATACGCTTGATGTCAAAGAAAGATCGTCTCTTTAAACATAAG TGGCAGGTGGCACTTGGTTGGTTCTGCTGTCTTTCAGTCATGGCTGTGGTGGTTGAATTGGCCTACATCCTCAAGGAGACCCCAGCTTATCCATCCGTACCACATGCCCTCTATCAAGGACTGCACAGAATACTCTGGGCTCTGGCTGTGACCTGGATCATACTGGCCTGTGAAGAGGGTTATGGAG gtttTATCAAGAGCTTCTTGTCATTAGGTTTCTGGGTCCCAATTTCCAACATTGGTTTTGCTTGCTATCTGTTACATCCAGTCATCATGATGGTCTACTCTGGCTTACAAGCGACCCCGACACATTACACAGACCTCAACTTTCGTAAGTGCTTATAA
- the znf532 gene encoding LOW QUALITY PROTEIN: zinc finger protein 532 (The sequence of the model RefSeq protein was modified relative to this genomic sequence to represent the inferred CDS: inserted 2 bases in 1 codon; deleted 1 base in 1 codon) — MKEGKKVWLVAGEGRRQEGDLLIRSKTMGDMKTPDFDDLLAAFDIPDMVDPKAAIESGHHDDHDGQLKQPSGGVTTNEDEANNPSTVHDVGVSVIVKNIRSTDTGEHGGIISEKDGHFHSHPQAPPAGTCNGLHNGFLPSIPPGTHYTKNGWKAPREEGPPVNNQTSTFNQFSPISSAEEFDDDDKIEVDDPLDKQVGQAFFRSTTTREGQNSKSPLSVDSGSKPRANREQKPDQNNNNNNNGTLAVFKSNDFPQSSLAKEELKETVLKSQGLECKEAGESSGLVNAPNIPPVKAKSSAKLSSCIAAIAALSAKKASATDLGVLDSPTTQKEXPTKSNENPRTPDKSHEHESALEFAKRLLTRPPDSPSSVTSDGSSKGSPASSTDTTPVIPKVRIKTIKTSSGQIKRTVTRVLPEFDAEGLKKGENSPSVMATTGAILSSPTRPSLPTTVVATTGGPSIEITKQMTIKPVATAFLPVSAVKTAGSQVINLKLANNTTVKATVIPAASVQSASSAILKAANAIQQQTVMVPASSLANAKLVPKTVHLSNLNLLPQTVSSAACDLQQALSSSKQSQQQSQVKQHTILAGQASKKVSRVQVFTSSQSSVVDAFNKVLSSINPVPVYIPNLSPPTSACISLPSRGYKCLECGDSFALEKSLTQHYERRSVRIEVTCNHCAKNLVFYNKCSLLSHARGHKDKGVVMQCSHLILKPIPADQMITTSSSSGPPNMSSTTSISQAQAPTSQVPGKSAVSGSQTAVISAPCSAPLVAAMPLEDDASKLCRHSLKCLECNEMFQNDSSLAMHYQQALESSGQKTCTICQMLLPNQCSFLSHQRIHQHKSPYICPECGASCRSVHFQSHVTKNCLHYTRRVGYRCIHCSVIFADVATLKSHIQSTHCEVFYKCPLCPMAFKSAPGTHSHAYTQHPGVKAGEPKMIYKCSMCDTVFTLQSLLYTHFDQHVVNHKVSVFKCPDCSMHYAQKQLMLDHIKTIHGTLKTIEGPPNLGINLPLSTKPTNSNSTNSNSPSNNNNKDGGNVNSQDKGEKKPSPSPLKKANSNCSSDLKKPTSSGYTCGECNTLFSSREIFVAHMRREHGKILKKHPCRQCDKSFSSSHSLCRHNRLKHKGLRKVYTCPHCPALSQPFTKRVLLDQHIQLMHGVKDTEGKTVNSDHMEALPEKETTRSPKRKPEEDEGSPGLNSRGSDSQPLKRLKVNILKVHKCAVCGFTTEDITAFHKHIPQHKSDGSSYQCQECGLCYTSHRSLARHLFIVHRLKEPQGLARYNGRGKDDDESQRENQLDVTDENNDGTPNTKCKVCGKMFETEGQLNTHMRTHGMAFIKSKRLSTAEK; from the exons atgaaggaaggaaagaaggtTTGGCTAGTGGCTGGAGAGGGACGGAGGCAAGAGG GTGATCTCCTCATCAGGAGCAAGACCATGGGAGATATGAAAACGCCAGACTTTGATGACCTGCTGGCAGCCTTCGACATCCCCGACATGGTGGATCCTAAAGCTGCTATTGAATCTGGCCACCACGACGACCATGACGGACAGCTCAAGCAACCCAGTGGTGGGGTGACAACCAACGAAGATGAGGCCAATAACCCTTCAACAGTGCATGACGTAGGAGTTAGTGTCATTGTCAAGAACATCCGAAGCACAGACACTGGTGAGCATGGTGGAATCATATCAGAGAAAGATGGACATTTCCATTCCCATCCTCAAGCCCCACCTGCTGGCACTTGCAATGGACTTCACAATGGCTTCTTGCCCAGCATACCACCTGGTACTCATTACACAAAGAATGGATGGAAAGCTCCCAGGGAGGAAGGACCACCAGTTAACAACCAAACATCTACCTTCAATCAGTTCAGCCCCATCTCCAGTGCTGAAgagtttgatgatgatgataaaattGAGGTAGATGACCCCTTGGACAAGCAGGTTGGTCAGGCATTCTTTAGGTCTACTACTACGAGAGAGGGCCAGAATTCCAAATCTCCATTATCAGTGGACAGTGGGTCTAAGCCCAGAgcaaacagagaacaaaaacctgatcaaaacaacaacaataacaataatggCACACTGGCAGTTTTCAAGTCTAACGATTTCCCTCAGTCAAGTTTAGCCAAGGAGGAACTCAAGGAAACTGTCCTCAAGTCTCAAGGTCTGGAGTGCAAGGAGGCTGGAGAGTCATCAGGGCTTGTTAATGCGCCCAATATCCCCCCAGTCAAAGCCAAGTCTTCTGCAAAGCTTTCTTCTTGTATAGCAGCCATAGCAGCCCTCAGTGCAAAAAAGGCTAGTGCTACAGACTTGGGTGTTTTGGATTCTCCTACAACACAGAAAGA ACCAACAAAGAGCAATGAAAATCCCAGAACTCCAGATAAGTCCCATGAGCATGAGTCAGCCCTAGAGTTTGCAAAGAGGCTGCTAACAAGACCACCAGACAGCCCATCTAGTGTCACCAGTGATGGTAGCAGCAAAGGTTCTCCTGCCTCAAGCACAGACACCACACCAGTCATCCCAAAGGTCAGGATCAAAACAATCAAGACCTCTTCTGGACAGATCAAGCGCACTGTCACCCGAGTTCTCCCAGAGTTTGATGCTGAGGGTctgaaaaaaggagagaataGCCCATCTGTCATGGCAACCACCGGTGCAATTCTTTCATCTCCAACAAGGCCCTCTCTGCCAACCACAGTAGTAGCCACTACTGGGGGCCCTTCTATTGAAATAACCAAGCAAATGACTATTAAACCTGTAGCGACAGCTTTCCTGCCCGTCTCTGCAGTCAAGACAGCTGGATCGCAAGTCATAAATCTTAAGCTGGCTAACAACACCACAGTCAAAGCAACAGTCATCCCTGCTGCATCAGTGCAAAGTGCCAGCAGTGCCATCTTGAAAGCTGCTAATGCCATCCAGCAACAGACTGTCATGGTACCTGCCTCAAGCCTGGCCAATGCCAAACTTGTGCCAAAAACAGTCCATCTTAGTAACCTCAACCTTCTGCCTCAGACTGTATCTTCTGCTGCCTGTGATCTCCAACAGGCCCTGTCATCCTCCAAACAGAGCCAGCAACAATCACAAGTCAAACAGCATACAATTCTTGCTGGCCAGGCATCAAAAAAAGTTTCTAGAGTTCAAGTGTTCACTAGCTCTCAAAGTTCTGTGGTGGATGCCTTCAATAAAGTCCTGAGTAGCATAAATCCTGTCCCTGTGTACATCCCAAACCTCTCTCCACCAACCTCAGCCTGTATCTCTCTACCATCACGTGGCTACAAGTGCCTGGAGTGTGGAGATTCATTTGCTCTTGAGAAGAGCCTGACACAACACTATGAACGTCGCAGTGTGCGGATCGAGGTCACTTGCAATCACTGTGCCAAAAACCTAGTGTTCTACAACAAATGCAGT CTCTTGTCTCATGCCAGGGGTCACAAGGACAAAGGCGTTGTCATGCAGTGCTCACATCTAATCTTAAAACCCATCCCCGCAGACCAGATGATAACCACATCATCATCCTCAGGCCCACCTAACATGAGCAGTACCACTTCCATTTCCCAAGCCCAAGCACCCACAAGTCAAGTCCCAGGGAAAAGTGCTGTCAGTGGATCCCAAACTGCAGTGATTTCAGCTCCATGCAGTGCTCCTCTTGTGGCCGCAATGCCCTTGGAGGATGATGCATCAAAGCTCTGCAGACACAGCCTTAAGTGTTTGGAGTGTAATGAAATGTTCCAAAACGACAGCTCGCTGGCCATGCACTATCAACAGGCACTGGAGTCCAGTGGGCag AAAACATGCACTATTTGCCAAATGCTTCTCCCAAATCAGTGCAGCTTTCTGTCACACCAGCGAATCCACCAGCACAAGTCTCCATACATCTGTCCTGAGTGTGGTGCCAGCTGCCGATCTGTCCACTTCCAGTCACATGTAACCAAGAACTGCCTCCATTACACCCGCAGAGTCGGCTACCG CTGTATACACTGTAGTGTGATCTTCGCTGATGTTGCAACTCTAAAGTCCCACATTCAGAGTACCCACTGTGAGGTCTTCTATAAATGTCCTCTCTGCCCTATGGCCTTCAAGTCTGCACCTGGCACACACTCCCATGCATATACACAGCACCCAGGAGTGAAGGCAGGAGAGCCCAA GATGATCTATAAGTGCTCCATGTGTGATACTGTGTTCACGCTGCAGTCCCTGCTCTACACACACTTTGACCAGCATGTTGTCAATCATAAAGTTTCAGTGTTCAAATGCCCTGACTGCTCCATGCACTACGCACAGAAGCAGCTCATGTTGGACCACATCAAA ACCATCCATGGAACCCTGAAGACCATCGAGGGTCCACCAAACTTGGGGATCAACCTTCCTCTCAGCACCAAGCCCACTAATTCTAACAGTACCAACAGTAACAGCCccagtaataataacaacaaagatgGGGGAAATGTTAATAGTCAAGACAAGGGAGAAAAGAAGCCTTCACCTTCACCACTGAAGAAAGCCAACAGTAACTGCTCATCAGACCTCAAGAAGCCCACCAGCTCAGGATATACATGTGGAGAATGCAATACCCTCTTCAGTTCCAGGGAGATCTTTGTGGCTCATATGAGGCGCGAACATGGCAAG ATCCTGAAGAAGCACCCATGTCGACAGTGTGACAAGTCCTTCAGTTCCTCCCACAGTCTTTGCCGACACAACCGGCTCAAACACAAGGGGTTGCGTAAGGTCTACACATGCCC GCACTGTCCAGCCCTCAGTCAGCCATTCACTAAAAGAGTGCTGCTGGATCAGCACATTCAGCTGATGCATGGAGTCAAAGACACAGAGGGGAAGACTGTCAACTCAGATCATATGGAGGCTTTACCTGAAAAGGAAACG ACCCGCAGCCCCAAAAGGAAGCCAGAGGAGGACGAGGGGTCTCCAGGTTTAAACTCCAGGGGCTCAGACTCACAGCCTTTGAAGAGGCTCAAGGTGAACATCCTCAAAGTTCACAAGTGTGCTGTCTGCGGTTTCACCACTGAGGACATCACCGCTTTCCACAAACACATTCCCCAGCATAAGTCAGATGGCTCGTCCTACCAGTGTCAGGAGTGCGGCCTGTGCTACACCTCCCACCGCTCGCTGGCCCGACACCTCTTTATCGTCCATCGACTGAAAGAGCCACAGGGCCTTGCCCGATACAATGGACGGGGCAAGGATGACGATGAAAGTCAAAGAGAGAACCAGCTGGATGTTACAGACGAGAACAATGATGGGACACCGAACACAAAGTGCAAAGTTTGTGGGAAGATGTTTGAAACGGAGGGACAGCTGAACACTCACATGAGGACACATGGGATGGCATTCATAAAATCAAAGAGACTGAGCACAGCTGAGAAGTGA